Below is a window of Allomuricauda ruestringensis DSM 13258 DNA.
TCAAAGGAGCACGCAAGAGCAACATTCCCGTGTATCCGTCGCGGATGTCCATGCTGACCAAGAAAATCAATAACGACCGCGGGGTGTGCTTCTACTGTGGGCAATGTAATAGAGCCTGCCAGGTATATGCTGATTTCTCTGCAGGGACATGTTTAATTTTTCCTGCGCAGAAAAATGGAGGACAAATCGATCTTTTTGTGAATTGCATGGTTCGTGAGGTCAATACCGATGAAGAAGGTAGAGCCACAGGAGTGTCCTACATTAACAAAGAAGATCGTAAAGAATATAAATTGAAAGGAAAAGTAGTGGTACTGGGTGCCTCGGCCTGTAGTTCTGCTCGTATCCTTCTCAATTCAAAAAGTAAGCAACACCCGAATGGATTAGGGAACAGCAGTGACGTTGTGGGTAGGTATCTGCACGATTCAACGGGTGCTGATAGAGCTGCATTTATTCCCGATTTGATGAACCGAAAGGTTTCCTATAACGAAGATGGTGTAGGAGGTATGCATGTGTACTCACCTTGGTGGGGTGATAATTCCAAGTTGGATTTTCCACGTGGTTACCACATTGAAGTTTGGGGCGGTATGGGTATGCCCAGTTACGGATTCGGTTTCAATGTGAACGAGTTCAATAAGTTCTTCGGGACCAAGGTGGGCGGCTATGGCGGCGTACTGCGCAGCGATGCCAAAAAATACTACGGTGCCGTAGTGGGCATGGCCGGTCGGGGAGAATCCATTGCAAGGAAGGAGAACTATTGTGAAATAGACCCGACCACGGTGGACGAGTTCGGTATCCCAGTGCTGCGGTTCAACTACAAATGGAGCCAGTACGAAATCAACCAGGCCAAGCACATGCAAGATACTTTTGAGGAAATCTTGACCAATATGGGTGGTGAGTTTATGGGGGAAAAACCAGGTAAAGACATCAATTATGGTTTGCACAACCCTGGAAACATTATCCACGAGGTTGGAACAACTAGAATGGGAGATGACCCGAAAACATCAGTGACCAATAAATTTCAGCAGCTGCACGATGTAGACAATGTATTTATTGTTGATGCAGGACCATTTACTTCGCAAGCGGATAAGAACTGTACGTGGACTATTTTGGCGCTTTCCATGAGGGCTTCGGAATATATCGTGGAGCAATTGAAACAACAAAACATTTAAGGACATGGACAGAAGAAAGAGTTTAAAATCGATAGTACTGGGCTCCGTGGCCGGTGGACTGGCCATACACGGATGCAAACCCGCTACGGAAGGGACAGAACTGACGGAAGCACCAAAGATCACCTACCCGGGAAGAGTGCCGCAGGAGACCGAACTGATCGACGAACTACAGGACGAACAGTTTCTGAATCCCCATGAAGTGGAAACGCTTACCATATTGTGCGACCTTATCCTGCCCCCATCGGAGGATTACAAAGGAGCATCGGATGCCGATGTGGTCGGCTTTATCGAGTTTATGTCCAAGGATGAGGAGACCTTACAGCCCGACATCCGCGGGGGGATCATGTGGTTGGACCACAAGGGCAACACGGAGTACGGAGCGGAGTTCAAAAAGGCGACCGAAGAACAGCAAAGGGCCATACTGGACGAAATCGCCTATTACGACCCGGAAGTCCCAAGCAACGAGCGCCCCTTTGAGGTGAACTTCTTCTCGTTGGTCAGGAACCTGACGATGACGGGCTTCTATACGAGTAAGATTGGGATAGAGGAGATCGGTTATAAAGGCAATCAGCCCAATGTATGGGACGGTGTTCCGGACGATGTACTGGAACAGCACGGGGTATCGTACGACGAGGAATGGCTCGCCAAATGTGTGGACCAGAGCAAGCGTGGCATCATCGCAGAATGGGACGAGGATGGAAACCTCTTAACGTAATGTAAATGGAATAACCAAAGCTTCTTTATGGAAAATTCTGCCATAGATTGGATTTGAGTTAGTTTAGTTAATTTGATACAGGCTCCTTTTTAGGGGCCTGTATTCATTAATTAACACACTTTTGAAAATAAATTGAAAATTCCCATGGTTTTGTATATTCAAAGATTCGAAAGATCTTTATCATACATAACTATACAGCATGCATTTCAGGCTTTTATCAATCGTATTATTATTGGTCTGTTTATCGGTTAACGGTCAACAATTATTACCCCCGATCCAAAATTATCAATTACTGGATTATAAGGGGGGTAGTAAAAACTGGGATGTTTCTGTAAATAACAAAGGAGAGCTTTTTGTGGCCAATAATAAAGGCTTGCTCCATTTTAATGGGGAGCAGTGGACTTTGAACAAATTGCCAAACAATACCATAATACGTTCTGTAGAGAGTATTGGTGATAGAGTGTATACGGGTTCGTACGAGGAGTTTGGTTACTGGACCAAAAACAAGTTTGGAGAGTTGGGCTATACCTCTTTAACACACCTTATTAAAGACCATACTTTTACCAGTGAGGAATTTTGGGAAATTTTTCCATCTAAAGATGGAAAG
It encodes the following:
- a CDS encoding GMC oxidoreductase codes for the protein MQIIENSTVYDAIIVGSGAGGGMSAKVLSEAGLKVAVVEAGPFFDPAMPEHQTQLKWPYESPRRGKSTKFRPFGDFDAAYGGWDIEGEPYTQKDGTQFEWFRSRMLGGRTNHWGRISLRFGPKDFKHKDVDGHGDNWPISYDDVKPYYDKVDKMIGVFGTNEGLPNDPDGFFLPPPKPRLHELFYIKGARKSNIPVYPSRMSMLTKKINNDRGVCFYCGQCNRACQVYADFSAGTCLIFPAQKNGGQIDLFVNCMVREVNTDEEGRATGVSYINKEDRKEYKLKGKVVVLGASACSSARILLNSKSKQHPNGLGNSSDVVGRYLHDSTGADRAAFIPDLMNRKVSYNEDGVGGMHVYSPWWGDNSKLDFPRGYHIEVWGGMGMPSYGFGFNVNEFNKFFGTKVGGYGGVLRSDAKKYYGAVVGMAGRGESIARKENYCEIDPTTVDEFGIPVLRFNYKWSQYEINQAKHMQDTFEEILTNMGGEFMGEKPGKDINYGLHNPGNIIHEVGTTRMGDDPKTSVTNKFQQLHDVDNVFIVDAGPFTSQADKNCTWTILALSMRASEYIVEQLKQQNI
- a CDS encoding gluconate 2-dehydrogenase subunit 3 family protein, whose product is MDRRKSLKSIVLGSVAGGLAIHGCKPATEGTELTEAPKITYPGRVPQETELIDELQDEQFLNPHEVETLTILCDLILPPSEDYKGASDADVVGFIEFMSKDEETLQPDIRGGIMWLDHKGNTEYGAEFKKATEEQQRAILDEIAYYDPEVPSNERPFEVNFFSLVRNLTMTGFYTSKIGIEEIGYKGNQPNVWDGVPDDVLEQHGVSYDEEWLAKCVDQSKRGIIAEWDEDGNLLT